TGAATTGGTTGAGGCCTCTCAATAATATTAATGCCTAATTCTTCCAAATATGGTACTGAATCGATGGACGAAGATCCATTGTTTTTTGGCGATGATTTTATGTTAACTTCTCTGACACTCAAATTTTCAGAGAATTGACACTCAAGTTGGGTCATAACTTACCTTTTTTTAAGGACACTTGAACGAGTAATTTATCTAGTTTACGTCTGCTACGATAATATAGAAAAATCGCACCTTATTGTCAAGTCTTAATTAAGACCGTTGATAATTTGCCAAAAACTGAAAAGAATAATAGAATATTTCATTCATTTTGGTTTTTTTTAATTCTCGTCAGCAACCAATCGCATGAGTAATATTTTATTTTCACGTCCCGACTGCTTTGTGAATTTCTCGGATAGCAGTTTTGGCGTCATCTCTGCCAAAAATCGCGGTCCCGGCAATGAGAACATTCGCCCCGTTTTCCACGACCAATTTTGCTGTTTCCGCATTGACGCCGCCGTCCACTTCGATGTCGATTTGTCTCCCTATGAGTTTCGCCATTTCTTTTAAGCGCCTGATTTTCGGCAAGACATGCGGAATGAATTTCTGTCCGCCAAAACCAGGATTGACAGACATCACCAGCACGACGTCAATTAGCGGCAAAATTTCTTCCAACAGTGCCGCCGGCGTCGCCGGATTGAGCGCCACACCGGCTTTTGCACCCAGTTTTTCCACCAATTGAACCGTGCGATGCAAATGTTTCACCGCTTCTACGTGCACAGTCAGAATATCGGCGCCGGCGTCGCGAAAGTCCGGAATTA
This Calditrichota bacterium DNA region includes the following protein-coding sequences:
- a CDS encoding ribulose-phosphate 3-epimerase, translated to MIHIAPSVLAADFSRLREQLNEIKQAGIDWLHVDIMDGHFVPNLTFGPKIVKTLRGLWQGTLDVHLMVEEPDFLIPDFRDAGADILTVHVEAVKHLHRTVQLVEKLGAKAGVALNPATPAALLEEILPLIDVVLVMSVNPGFGGQKFIPHVLPKIRRLKEMAKLIGRQIDIEVDGGVNAETAKLVVENGANVLIAGTAIFGRDDAKTAIREIHKAVGT